In Flavobacterium piscisymbiosum, the sequence CCGATTCGATATTTTTTGTGTTTAGAAATCCTTTTATATACGCTGTCGCCGGATACGGAGTATTCAGTTGTGTAAAAGGCGGCGTAACGACAAAAAGTTTGGTTTTCAAGGCAAGATTATTTTATTTTTAAAACTGTTTTTACCGACAAGCCAAAACCAGTCTCCTCTCTAAAATCAAGACACCTTTCATGAATAATTGTAGAAGTTCGCCTAGTTAACTTAGATACAACTGCATTTTTTTTTGCAAAAACCAGATCAGGATGATATCTTTTAAACAAACAAATTGTAGATTTAATTTGACTTATACATTCTTCAACACTTTTATGAGAACTTTCAGTAAGCTCAATAAAAATTAAATGATTGTCAAATTTCAACATCCCATCACAAGTACTCTCTTTATTCTTAGAATTTTCTTTATAAATTTCAATACAGTTATCGATTGGATAAAACTCAATTGATTTTTTTTCAGAATTTAGTACTTCAAGCGTCCATACTTTTTGAGAGTCGAAGATTAAATATGCTTTTCTGTTATTATCCAATTCATCATGAATTCCAAACTTGTCTGACTTTGTTTCTTCGAAACCACAATCTGAGCTAAAAAAATCTATTTGTTGCATTCCTCTGCTATATCAAGTAAATCATTAAACAAATCGTTAGTATCTTCTAAACTTGTATTCAAGAAATTATTATCCAAAATCTGACCTCTTTCTGATTTTATAGAAACAACTACACCTTCATTATCAATTTGATAAACACCCGTTTTATCAGGATTTAGACAAGATTTTAATGGCACAATATCTTCAAGTCTTTTTAAGAAATCAAAACTTTTATTTATATTTTCTTTTACCTTAAATGCTTTCATAGCAAGGCTTGTATAAGCAATTATGTAAGGACTATGAGTAGTAATTATTAGATGATTATCCTCTCTATTATTATTGAATTCAAAAGATTTAAATAATAGATTTTTTTGACTTTCTGGAAACAGATTTTGTTCAATTTCTTCAATTATTGAAAAAAGATTTTGAGGCAAAAACTTTTTATTCAACGCTTCTATTCTTTTCGAATATTCACTAAGAACTGATATGGTATCTTTATTTATCTCCTTTAATAAGGAATTAAACCTTTCGCTCTCCGCAAAACTTAAATTATCAATATCCTGAGATATTTTACTATTTATAAATCCCTCCAAATATGAAAGTACAACTATTAAAGGAACAACTGATTGAATTCCGCTAGATGCTTCTGCAAGTTTTAATCTATTAAACCCTTTTCCTGAAATATAAGACACTTTAGTACTGTCATCATATTCAAATTCAATATCATTAATGTAAATGGGATGTGCTTCTGTTAAACTTCTCTGGGCTTTAATAAACTCAGCAAGAGTCCAACTTAGTGATTTTGGCAACCCTTTAATATTCTCCAAATCTTCCAAAACACTTAGAAAATTTCGTTCTGCAGGTATATATGTTATTTTAGGCTGTTCGTAAACAGTGTTCTCTATAATCAGTATTTCAGCTTTTTCTAAATCATATTTAAAATGAATATATTTTCCTTTATATTCAATAAAAGAATGCGGATTAAAATAATTTTGAATAGATTGAAATTCACACCATTTTATTCTAAAAGCATCATTTTCTACAATATCCTTAATTAAAATGGTTCCTTTAACCAATGCCTTTTCTAACCAAGTCAGAGTAGATATTAGTTTTACAATACTACTTTTACCACTACCTTGTCCACCAATAAATATCATTAACTTATCGATTGGTAAAAATCCATCATTATCAGTATAACCTTCTTTTATAGGTCCAAAATTTTTAATTTTAATTGATGACATTAGTGTGTATTTTGTATGTAACAAATGTATAGCTTTTTGCTTTAAATAAAATATGCATTGAATCCAAATCAGCCTGAACCGATTCGATATTTTTTGTGTTTAAAAATCCTTTTATATACGCTGTCGCCGGATACGGAGTATTCAGTTGGGTAAAAGGCGGCGTAACAACAAAAAGTTTGGTTTTCAATGCAAAATTATTTTTTGCAAAAATACGGGATATTTAGAGACTTTTCAGGAAAAGATTCAACTTGTAATTTTAGTTTTCTTTTGTAGATATTTAATTACATTTGTCGCTATCCAAATTTTACCAATGAAGCAAACTTTACTTTTATTTTTTTTACTATTTACATCACATTTATTTTCTCAAAGCAAAACCCAATCTATTGGTTTTAAAGAAAATAAAGGTCAAATAATCGATCAAAAAGGGAAATCAAATACCGCTGTAAAATATCTATTAAACTCTAATGGATTAAATGTTCAGCTTAAAAAAAATGGATTCTCCTATGACGTTTATGAAGTAAATAAAATTCCCGTTGTTCATTCTCAAACAGCAAAAACACTTCCTTATCAGATTCCGGAAAAAGACAAAGAAGAAAAACCAGAATATAATTTAGAATACAATTTTCATCGAATTGATATTGATTTTGTAAACTCAAATTCTAAAGTTGAATTGATTACGGAACAAAAATCAGCAGATTTTGATAACTATTATAATATTCCAAATAAACCGGAAGGAATTACCGGCGTTCATCAATTCAAACAAATTACCTACAAAAATATTTACCTTAATATTGATGTCGTTTTTACGATTCCGAATGATCCTAAAAAAGTTGTTGAATACAATTTCATCATTCATCCAAAAGGAAAAATTTCTGACATTCAACTAAAATTTAGTGGTGCTGAAACTGATTTGGTTGACAATAAAATTGAGATGAATGTTCGTTTTGGAAAAATGGAAGAAACACTTCCCGCGAGTTGGATTGAAGAAGGAAATCGTAAAAAAGAAATTGCCGTTGGATATAGAAAAATAAAGAAGGATGTTTATGGGTTTAGTAGTTTAGAAGCTGTTTCTGGAAAAACGATTGTAATTGATCCTGTGCCAACGAGACTTTGGGGGACTTTTTATGGAGATCACACTGGTTCAGGCCAAGTACTTAGTCCTTCAAGTATCAGTACAGACTCTTTTGGAAATGCATACGTAGCCGGAAGTACAAATGCTCAAAATTCATCATATGCCACAACAGGGGCACATCAAACAACACCATCATCAGTCTATTTAAATGGTATCATTGAAAAATTTGCCCCTAATGGAAATCGTTTATGGGGAACTTACTATGGTGGACAAAATTATTCTGGCATAACTGATGTAAAAATAGATTTTCAGGATAACATAATTGTAACGGGGACAA encodes:
- a CDS encoding ATP-binding protein, which encodes MSSIKIKNFGPIKEGYTDNDGFLPIDKLMIFIGGQGSGKSSIVKLISTLTWLEKALVKGTILIKDIVENDAFRIKWCEFQSIQNYFNPHSFIEYKGKYIHFKYDLEKAEILIIENTVYEQPKITYIPAERNFLSVLEDLENIKGLPKSLSWTLAEFIKAQRSLTEAHPIYINDIEFEYDDSTKVSYISGKGFNRLKLAEASSGIQSVVPLIVVLSYLEGFINSKISQDIDNLSFAESERFNSLLKEINKDTISVLSEYSKRIEALNKKFLPQNLFSIIEEIEQNLFPESQKNLLFKSFEFNNNREDNHLIITTHSPYIIAYTSLAMKAFKVKENINKSFDFLKRLEDIVPLKSCLNPDKTGVYQIDNEGVVVSIKSERGQILDNNFLNTSLEDTNDLFNDLLDIAEECNK